A genomic stretch from Malus domestica chromosome 15, GDT2T_hap1 includes:
- the LOC103431293 gene encoding cytochrome P450 81Q32-like codes for MEETYFWYSLALLIIFPVILKLSITTITQKRNKNLPPSPPSLPIIGHLHLLKQPVHRTLQSLSSKFGKTILLRWGLRKVLLVSSPLIAEECLTKHDIIFANRPRLLAGKHFNYDFTTVSVAPYGDLWRNLRRIMTLEMFSSSRLVMFSSVRQGEVRLLLNQIMKSRSVPIDLKSKFTELSFNAMTMMVLGKRYYGENVLDVEEAKNIQKVMRDGVDLSGATNLGDFLPFLQWMDITGIEKKMVRIMAKLDSFLQGLVEERRAILSSDFASNGKEVGKLMIDNLLKLQETDSQVYTDEIIKGIILVLLVAGTDTSSSSLDWSMALLLNHPEEMEKVRAEIDTNIGQERPLEEQDLPKLKYLQNVIHETHRLYPPVPLLVPHEASEDCVVGGYDVPRHTMLVINAWAIHRDPEIWEDPTKFKPERFEGWSGEGSQGYKLIPFGNGRRGCPGAGLGNRLVGLALGSLIQSFEWERVGEEKVDMGEGLGLAMPRVEPLEAICKPRPIMLSSM; via the exons ATGGAAGAAACGTACTTCTGGTACAGTCTAGCACTACTCATCATCTTCCCTGTGATTCTCAAGCTCTCCATCACTACAATCACACAAAAACGCAATAAGAATCTTCCTCCATCCCCACCATCTCTTCCCATCATTGGCCACCTCCATCTTCTTAAACAACCAGTCCACCGAACTCTCCAATCCCTTTCTTCAAAATTCGGCAAAACCATACTCCTCCGCTGGGGCTTACGCAAAGTCCTCCTAGTGTCTTCGCCTTTGATAGCCGAAGAATGCTTGACGAAGCACGACATCATCTTCGCTAACCGCCCGCGCTTGCTCGCGGGAAAACACTTCAACTACGACTTCACAACGGTCTCTGTAGCTCCCTATGGAGACCTCTGGCGCAACCTTCGCCGGATTATGACCCTCGAGATGTTCTCCTCCTCTCGCCTCGTCATGTTTTCGAGTGTTCGACAGGGAGAAGTTCGGCTTTTACTGAATCAGATAATGAAGAGTAGAAGCGTACCGATCGACCTCAAGTCCAAGTTTACCGAGCTTTCGTTTAATGCGATGACGATGATGGTTTTGGGAAAGAG GTATTAtggtgaaaatgttttggaTGTTGAAGAGGCGAAGAATATACAGAAGGTTATGCGGGACGGAGTGGACTTGTCCGGGGCAACAAATCTTGGAGATTTTTTACCCTTTTTACAGTGGATGGACATAACGGGGATTGAGAAGAAGATGGTGAGAATAATGGCAAAGTTGGATAGCTTTTTGCAGGGCTTGGTGGAAGAGCGTCGTGCAATTTTGTCTTCAGATTTTGCATCTAATGGCAAAGAGGTTGGCAAGTTGATGATTGATAATTTGTTGAAGCTCCAAGAAACGGATTCCCAGGTTTACACCGACGAAATAATCAAGGGAATTATTCTG GTGTTGCTAGTAGCAGGGACAGACACTTCATCATCATCTCTTGACTGGTCAATGGCGTTATTGCTCAACCATCCAGAGGAGATGGAGAAAGTGAGAGCTGAGATAGACACAAACATTGGACAAGAGCGTCCGTTGGAAGAGCAAGACCTGCCAAAGCTCAAGTACTTACAAAATGTGATCCATGAGACGCATCGCTTGTACCCACCTGTCCCACTTCTAGTGCCTCACGAAGCTTCTGAGGACTGTGTGGTGGGGGGATATGATGTGCCACGTCACACAATGCTGGTGATCAACGCTTGGGCCATTCATAGGGACCCTGAGATTTGGGAGGACCCTACAAAGTTTAAGCCAGAGAGGTTTGAAGGATGGAGTGGTGAGGGCTCTCAAGGGTACAAGTTAATTCCGTTTGGGAATGGAAGGCGTGGATGTCCTGGGGCTGGCTTAGGAAACAGGTTAGTTGGATTGGCGCTGGGGAGTTTGATTCAGTCTTTTGAGTGGGAGAGGGTTGGTGAAGAGAAGGTGGACATGGGTGAAGGTTTGGGCCTTGCCATGCCAAGGGTCGAGCCATTGGAGGCTATTTGTAAACCACGCCCAATCATGCTGTCTTCTATGTGA
- the LOC103415426 gene encoding MFP1 attachment factor 1-like, with protein sequence MSDSESAAVAPPQDQTSAMEPESQQQHHHDAPAHKEKPSVLTSFSIWPPTQRTRDAVVNRLIETLTTPSPLSKRYGTMAADEASATARLIEEDAFAAAGGSAATEEDGIQILQVYSKEISKRMLDTVKSKNAAASAAQNGASESEAASSDVDPTAAAASEDAKGEEY encoded by the coding sequence ATGTCGGATTCCGAGAGCGCCGCCGTAGCACCACCGCAAGACCAAACCTCCGCCATGGAGCCCGAATCCCAACAGCAGCACCACCACGACGCACCAGCTCACAAAGAGAAGCCCAGCGTCCTCACCTCCTTCAGCATATGGCCGCCGACCCAGCGCACGCGCGACGCCGTCGTCAACCGCCTCATCGAGACCCTCACCACGCCCTCCCCTCTCTCCAAGCGCTACGGCACCATGGCTGCCGACGAGGCTTCCGCCACCGCCCGCCTCATCGAGGAGGACGCCTTCGCCGCCGCCGGTGGCTCCGCCGCGACCGAGGAGGACGGGATTCAGATCCTGCAGGTTTACTCCAAGGAGATCAGCAAGCGCATGCTCGACACCGTCAAGTCCAAGAACGCCGCTGCTTCCGCTGCTCAAAACGGCGCCTCGGAGTCCGAGGCTGCGAGCTCTGACGTGGACCCCACCGCTGCTGCCGCCAGTGAGGATGCTAAGGGCGAAGAGTACTGA